Below is a window of Rhodamnia argentea isolate NSW1041297 chromosome 11, ASM2092103v1, whole genome shotgun sequence DNA.
CAATACAATCGACTTCCCTTTTGGTTGCTATTTTTGGACCTAATAGCTAACACAGCACGATTCGAGGAAAAAGTGGTCACGAGATCAAAACTCGAGATTCATGCTGCAGGATTCAACCCAGAACTGAAGGGATAACCTAAATTGAAAAAGCCAAGTAATTAAGAAGGCGTATTAGGAACTTGGAACAAACAAGAGAGTAGAACCAAAATGTTCATCTAATACCAATGAATTCTGACTGCAGAGAATTACACGCATACGGATAATCATGCATGTTCAATGCACCTGTCAAACTATATAATCTTGCTGAATATTAGTATTATGCTTCAAGATCAGTGACAAGCAAACTTAGCCAGACATTCGACGTCAAATCTGCCAGTCAAATTTATTTGGGCACCGACGCCATCATAGGAAACCTAATCGGAGTCTTCAGGAACCTCACACTTATTTTAAGGTGTTGCCAATATCTATCACAAACCGGTACTTGACATCGCCCTTGGCAAGGCGGTCCACTGCCGTGTTCAAATAGTCGATCGAAATGACCTCGATGTCGGCGGCGACCTTGTGTTTCGCTGCGAAATCAATCATCTCTTGAGTTTCCTTGATTCCACCAATGCAACTCCCAGCCACAATCTTCCTCCCTAGAACCCCGACCGAGAAGTATAATATGTCAGCTTGTGTTTAGCTAAACACGGCATTCGGCGGTTTTATCAAAACGTATCAGTTGTAATAGTTGAATTAATACATTATTCTTGCGGCAAAGGAGATTCTTACCCATGAGCAAGGGAAAGACGGGTAACTCGAGAGGCCGATCAGGAGCACCGACGAGGATAAGCTTTCCGTTATGTTTGAGCAAACCAATCAAAGGCAACATCGGGTGCACGGCGGAAACAGTGTCGATTATGCCGTCCATTGTTCCCATTGCAGCCTATTGACCAAAAAAGTTCCAGCATAAACTCAAATCACATAACATAGGAAGCAATAGCAATACCACGATCCAGAAGTCACCTGAACTTGATTGATGTCGCTGCTCACAAGGAATGCATCGGCACCGTGGCGCTGGAGCGCTTCCTCCCTCTTCCTGGGAGAGGAGCTGATCACGGTCACCTTGACCCCCATCGCCTTCGCAAATTTCACTGCAACATGGCCCAGTCCACCGAGACCCACCACGCCCAAGTGTGTCCCCGGGCGGTCG
It encodes the following:
- the LOC115739430 gene encoding probable mannitol dehydrogenase, with translation MAKSPEQEHPQEALGWAARDPSGLLSPFKFSRRATGEKDVKFKVLFCGICHSDLHSLRNEWGFSTYPLVPGHEVVGEVVEVGSKVEKFKVGDKVGVGCLVGSCGSCDSCYVHLENYCPKMIQTYGSIYHDGTMTYGGYSNMMVVDEHFAIKFPQNMPLDAGAPLLCAGITVYSPMRFFGLDRPGTHLGVVGLGGLGHVAVKFAKAMGVKVTVISSSPRKREEALQRHGADAFLVSSDINQVQAAMGTMDGIIDTVSAVHPMLPLIGLLKHNGKLILVGAPDRPLELPVFPLLMGRKIVAGSCIGGIKETQEMIDFAAKHKVAADIEVISIDYLNTAVDRLAKGDVKYRFVIDIGNTLK